One genomic region from Xyrauchen texanus isolate HMW12.3.18 chromosome 16, RBS_HiC_50CHRs, whole genome shotgun sequence encodes:
- the LOC127657024 gene encoding prolyl 4-hydroxylase subunit alpha-1-like: protein MVLRWFLLGSLIHTLYAHNDFFTSIGQMTDLLYTEKDLVTSLKEYIKQEENRLEQVKEWAEKLDSLTNTAMQDPEEFLGHPVNAFKLMKRLNSEWADLESLVLKDTTNGFISNLTVQRKFFPTDEDQTGAAKALLRLQDTYQLSANTISNGDLPGVVHKSRMTVEDCYELGKIAYSDADYYHTELWMAQALTQLDEGEKSTTDTVTVLDYLSYAIYQQGDLERALELTKRMLKLDPNHHRANGNLKYFEFQLEKQRKAEAEKEGEGKKTEKKVLDKRDAQRKRSKNLLPERKKYEMLCRGEGVKLTPRRQSRLFCRYFDNGHHPNLLLAPVKQEDEWDRPHIVRYHDIISDSEILTVKEIAKPRLRRATISNPVTGVLETAPYRISKSAWLSAYEHSTIATINQRIEDITGLEMDTAEELQVANYGVGGQYEPHFDFGRKDEPDAFKELGTGNRIATWLFYMSDVSAGGATVFPDVGAAVWPKKGTAVFWYNLFASGEGDYSTRHAACPVLVGNKWVSNKWIHERGQEFRRPCGLIEME from the exons ATGGTGTTGCGTTGGTTCCTGTTGGGTTCCCTCATCCACACCTTGTATGCACACAATGACTTCTTCACCTCTATAG GTCAGATGACAGACCTACTGTACACAGAAAAGGACCTGGTGACATCACTGAAAGAATACATCAAACAAGAGGAGAACAGACTAGAGCAGGTCAAAGa GTGGGCAGAAAAGCTGGATTCACTGACAAACACAGCCATGCAGGACCCTGAGGAATTCCTGGGACACCCGGTCAATGCCTTTAAGCTGATGAAAAGACTCAACAGTGAATGGGCTGACCTGGAGAGCCTTGTACTGAAAGACACTACCAATG GGTTTATCTCCAATCTGACTGTTCAGAGAAAGTTTTTCCCAACGGACGAGGACCAGACAGGAGCAGCCAAAGCTTTGCTTAGATTACAGGACACATACCAGCTGTCAGCCAACACCATCTCTAATGGAGACCTGCCtg GTGTTGTTCATAAGAGCCGAATGACGGTAGAAGACTGCTATGAGCTGGGGAAGATTGCGTACTCTGATGCAGATTATTATCACACAGAGCTCTGGATGGCTCAGGCCCTCACACAGCTAGATGAAGGCGAGAAGTCCACCACAGACACGGTCACAGTCTTGGACTATCTCAGCTATGCCATCTACCAGCAGGGAGATCTAGAGCGAGCTCTCGAGCTAACCAAGAGGATGCTGAAGCTGG ACCCAAATCACCACAGGGCCAATGGGAACCTAAAGTACTTTGAGTTCCAACTGGAGAAGCAGAGAAAGGCAGAGGCCGAGAAGGAGGGGGAGGGTAAAAAAACAGAGAAGAAAGTATTAGACAAACGGGATGCTCAGAGGAAACGCTCCAAAAACCTTCTGCCAGAGAGGAAGAAATATGAAATGCTGTGCAGAGGAGAGGGAGTGAAACTG ACACCCCGCAGACAGAGCCGTCTTTTCTGCCGTTATTTTGACAACGGCCATCATCCAAACTTGCTATTGGCTCCAGTGAAGCAGGAAGACGAGTGGGACCGCCCACACATTGTTCGTTATCATGACATCATCTCTGACAGTGAAATCTTGACGGTGAAGGAGATCGCAAAACCCAGA CTCCGTAGGGCAACTATATCCAATCCAGTCACGGGCGTGCTCGAGACCGCCCCCTACAGGATCAGTAAAAG TGCTTGGCTGTCTGCATATGAGCATTCTACGATTGCAACGATTAACCAGCGTATCGAGGACATCACAGGCCTGGAAATGGACACAGCAGAGGAGCTGCAG GTTGCAAATTATGGAGTTGGAGGTCAATATGAACCTCACTTTGACTTTGGAAGG AAAGATGAACCAGATGCCTTTAAAGAACTGGGTACAGGAAACAGAATTGCCACTTGGCTCTTTTAT ATGAGTGATGTGTCAGCAGGGGGCGCTACTGTCTTCCCAGATGTAGGAGCAGCAGTGTGGCCTAAAAAG GGTACAGCAGTATTCTGGTATAACCTTTTTGCCAGTGGAGAAGGAGACTACAGCACAAGGCATGCTGCCTGTCCAGTATTAGTAGGCAATAAGTGGG TATCAAACAAATGGATACATGAACGTGGTCAAGAATTCAGGCGACCCTGTGGCCTGATTGAGATGGAATGA